A genomic region of Flammeovirga agarivorans contains the following coding sequences:
- a CDS encoding helix-turn-helix domain-containing protein: protein MKSNYYHQLLPYFTFICALFQSFSVGAVNFVINQLPLHHPVEEPLYLVGSFNAWNPMDQKYQFQKGQDGKLYVYISDHLNAFEYKITRGGWDKVESTNDGKPKANRVFISENESDTVRIDILGWEDLAGQTTIVLESLPNSTPYESKFFVAGNFNNWRPDDLNYQFTLNEEGNYTLTLPSKISSFQFKVTRGSWSTIECLSDGKYRPNRVYDHKSKGPEQLIVSIEDWEDVNKSEIWDLPQLTSFLLFHIVLLIVYFLWMNYKNHELTYPLLILISTFVILLFFSFSLYMPFKNQMGGVHLIHYLFIPILYLVISNVQDSIFRSYDFKKNIPFLYIFGLGLCIIYAFYLLQEETLLVIFLERLYPQMNLFIKGLFLVLVVISWLQSKDHLEKYNTESLQGSVVKSVKKSFAFYQKYSLLVIVGYTIGVVIQVVNLFIEKEHFLYQDLSDKLIWYSTFIYFVITSAWVFRYHHTLEPIEQKSSYRKEEDITQSKELEEFIEKVTDLFEKEKLYTKQDLSLNDVSNLLNIPSHKLTKLIQQAYKRNFSELVNDYRVQAFTKRVLVGDAEKSTLLSIAYEVGFQSKSTFNRAFKKSTGMTPKEFMKKSSVKKILD, encoded by the coding sequence ATGAAATCGAATTATTACCATCAATTACTTCCATACTTTACTTTCATTTGTGCTCTTTTTCAATCCTTTAGTGTTGGAGCTGTAAACTTTGTGATTAACCAATTGCCGCTTCATCATCCTGTAGAAGAGCCTTTATATTTAGTTGGGTCGTTTAATGCATGGAATCCGATGGATCAGAAATATCAATTTCAAAAAGGTCAGGATGGAAAATTGTATGTCTATATTTCTGACCATCTAAATGCTTTTGAATATAAAATAACGCGAGGAGGATGGGATAAAGTAGAGTCAACGAATGATGGTAAACCTAAAGCAAATAGAGTGTTTATCTCAGAAAATGAATCTGATACTGTAAGAATAGATATTTTAGGATGGGAAGATCTTGCAGGACAAACAACAATTGTTTTAGAAAGCTTACCAAATTCTACTCCCTATGAATCAAAGTTTTTTGTTGCTGGTAACTTTAATAATTGGAGACCGGATGATTTAAACTACCAATTTACCTTAAACGAGGAAGGGAATTATACTTTGACATTACCTTCAAAAATTTCATCTTTTCAGTTTAAAGTAACAAGAGGAAGTTGGTCAACGATTGAATGTTTGTCGGATGGTAAATACAGACCCAATAGAGTATATGATCATAAAAGCAAAGGGCCAGAACAGTTAATAGTATCAATTGAAGATTGGGAAGATGTAAACAAAAGTGAGATTTGGGATTTACCCCAACTGACATCATTCTTACTTTTTCATATTGTCTTATTGATCGTTTATTTTCTATGGATGAATTATAAAAATCATGAACTCACATATCCTTTATTAATTCTGATATCAACTTTCGTCATACTTCTTTTCTTTTCATTTTCCCTTTATATGCCTTTCAAAAACCAAATGGGAGGAGTTCATTTAATTCATTATTTATTTATTCCTATTCTTTATCTAGTAATTTCTAATGTTCAAGACAGTATTTTTAGATCGTATGATTTTAAAAAGAATATTCCTTTTTTATACATTTTTGGGTTAGGACTCTGCATCATTTATGCTTTCTATCTCTTACAAGAAGAGACTTTATTGGTTATTTTTCTCGAACGACTATACCCTCAGATGAATTTATTTATAAAGGGATTGTTTTTGGTATTAGTAGTAATTAGTTGGCTACAGTCTAAAGATCATTTAGAGAAATATAATACAGAATCTTTGCAAGGGAGTGTAGTGAAATCAGTAAAGAAGTCCTTTGCTTTTTATCAGAAATATTCACTGTTAGTGATTGTTGGTTATACCATTGGTGTTGTTATTCAAGTTGTGAATCTATTTATTGAAAAGGAACACTTCCTTTATCAGGATCTATCAGACAAGTTGATATGGTATTCGACATTTATCTATTTCGTTATTACATCTGCATGGGTTTTTAGATATCATCATACATTAGAACCAATAGAACAGAAGAGTTCTTATAGAAAAGAAGAAGATATTACTCAAAGCAAAGAACTTGAAGAATTTATCGAAAAAGTAACGGATCTATTTGAAAAGGAAAAACTGTATACTAAACAAGATTTATCATTAAACGATGTTTCTAACTTATTAAATATCCCTTCTCATAAACTGACAAAACTTATACAACAAGCTTACAAAAGAAATTTTTCTGAGTTAGTAAACGATTACAGAGTACAAGCATTTACAAAAAGAGTATTAGTAGGAGATGCTGAGAAATCTACATTATTAAGCATTGCATATGAGGTAGGTTTCCAATCGAAAAGTACTTTTAATAGAGCTTTCAAAAAATCCACTGGTATGACACCAAAAGAATTTATGAAAAAGTCATCTGTGAAGAAGATTTTAGATTAA
- a CDS encoding class I fructose-bisphosphate aldolase codes for MLQTNQIQQLLGADESLLEFSSPKVDKSTLSLPSRNVVDDIFITSDRNNRVLKNLNWLYNSGNLKETGYVSILPVDQGIEHSAGASFAKNPMYFDAENIIKLAMEAGCNGVASTLGVLGLMSRKYAHKIPFIVKINHNELLTSPNTFDQISFASIDQAYEMGAAGVGATIYFGSQESNRQIIEISKAFDYAHRKGMFTILWCYLRNSDFKRDQDYHTSADLTGQANHIGVTIQADIIKQKLPTNNGGYKALNSNGHTFGKFDERMYTELTSDNPIDLARYQLLNQYSGRIPLINSGGASGDNDIADAVKTAVVNKRAGGSGLILGRKAFQKPFNEGVEIIQAVQSVYLDSKITIA; via the coding sequence ATGTTACAAACTAACCAAATTCAGCAATTGTTAGGTGCTGATGAATCTCTCTTAGAATTTTCGAGTCCTAAAGTAGATAAGTCTACATTATCTCTTCCATCAAGAAATGTAGTAGATGATATTTTTATCACTTCTGATAGAAATAATAGAGTTCTTAAAAACTTAAATTGGCTTTATAATTCAGGTAATTTAAAAGAAACAGGATATGTATCAATTTTACCTGTAGATCAAGGAATAGAACATTCTGCAGGAGCGTCATTTGCTAAAAATCCAATGTATTTCGATGCAGAAAATATCATTAAACTTGCCATGGAAGCGGGGTGTAATGGTGTGGCGTCTACTTTGGGTGTGTTAGGATTAATGTCCAGAAAGTATGCTCATAAAATACCTTTTATTGTAAAGATCAATCATAACGAACTACTCACATCACCAAATACATTCGATCAAATTAGTTTTGCCTCAATTGATCAAGCTTATGAAATGGGTGCAGCAGGTGTTGGAGCTACGATTTATTTTGGTTCTCAAGAGTCTAATCGACAGATTATAGAAATTAGTAAAGCATTTGATTATGCTCATAGAAAAGGAATGTTCACTATTTTATGGTGTTATCTCAGAAATAGCGATTTCAAAAGAGATCAAGATTACCATACTTCTGCAGATCTAACAGGGCAAGCCAATCATATTGGAGTGACCATACAAGCTGATATCATAAAACAGAAGTTACCCACGAATAATGGAGGGTATAAAGCCTTGAATAGCAACGGCCATACTTTTGGCAAGTTTGATGAAAGAATGTATACCGAGTTAACATCAGATAATCCAATAGATCTAGCTAGATATCAGTTACTAAATCAATATTCTGGCCGTATTCCGTTAATAAATTCAGGTGGAGCTTCTGGAGACAACGATATTGCTGATGCCGTAAAAACTGCTGTAGTTAATAAAAGAGCAGGAGGGAGTGGATTAATTTTAGGAAGAAAAGCATTTCAAAAACCATTTAATGAAGGTGTTGAAATTATTCAGGCTGTTCAATCTGTTTACCTTGATTCTAAGATTACAATTGCATAA
- a CDS encoding maleylpyruvate isomerase N-terminal domain-containing protein has translation MIDLVNKFPALEEKLFELLDGLSEEEWFTQTVAKKWVVKDVVAHLYDGNIRTLSGLRDGHKPKPPVIQSYQDLLDFLNQLNADWVLAMKRVSPQMLVEFLKQTSRPFCEYYASLDLNAKAEFSVAWAGEMESKNWMHIAREYTEKFLHQQQIRDAVGKQGIINEEFFVPFLEVCMYALPHTLRETSTTSGHSIQLSITGEINKDWYVVFDGQKWNLTSTPKDIVTIIEIDAYASWKLFSKSLRPADLEEKISITGNKDLGKVAIEMVSFMA, from the coding sequence ATGATAGACTTAGTTAATAAATTTCCAGCATTAGAAGAAAAGTTATTTGAACTATTGGACGGGCTTTCTGAGGAAGAATGGTTTACACAAACAGTAGCAAAGAAATGGGTAGTTAAAGATGTAGTAGCTCATTTGTATGATGGAAACATCAGAACATTGTCTGGATTAAGAGATGGTCATAAACCAAAACCACCGGTAATTCAATCTTATCAAGATCTTTTGGACTTCTTGAATCAATTAAATGCTGATTGGGTTTTGGCAATGAAAAGAGTAAGTCCGCAAATGTTGGTTGAGTTTCTAAAACAAACTTCCAGACCTTTTTGTGAGTACTATGCATCTTTAGACTTAAATGCTAAAGCTGAATTTTCGGTAGCTTGGGCAGGAGAAATGGAAAGTAAAAACTGGATGCATATTGCTAGAGAATACACAGAAAAGTTCTTACACCAACAACAAATTAGAGATGCTGTTGGTAAACAAGGAATAATCAATGAAGAATTTTTTGTTCCTTTTTTGGAAGTGTGTATGTACGCATTACCTCATACATTAAGAGAGACATCAACGACTTCTGGTCATTCAATACAATTAAGTATTACCGGAGAAATAAATAAAGATTGGTATGTAGTGTTTGATGGTCAGAAATGGAACTTAACGTCAACTCCTAAAGATATTGTAACAATAATCGAGATTGATGCTTATGCATCTTGGAAATTATTTTCTAAGAGTTTAAGACCAGCTGATTTGGAAGAAAAAATATCAATTACCGGAAATAAGGATTTAGGAAAGGTGGCCATTGAGATGGTATCTTTTATGGCTTAG
- a CDS encoding 2,3-bisphosphoglycerate-dependent phosphoglycerate mutase, with translation MGKLILIRHGQSMWNLKNVFTGWVDVPLSEQGIHEAIQAGKQLSEISFDVVFTSMQIRAAETAMIALAQNKSDKTPILLHSKGQLEEWSRIYDQKMIDNMIPVHHNWHLNERYYGELQGKNKEETAKEFGEAQVYQWRRSYDIPPPKGESLKDTAERTIPFFEKEVVPELEKGKNILISAHGNSLRSIVMHIDHLSKEEVIELEIQTGQPIIYDYENNQLISNK, from the coding sequence ATGGGAAAGCTAATCTTAATCCGTCATGGGCAATCGATGTGGAACCTTAAAAATGTTTTTACAGGTTGGGTTGATGTTCCTTTGTCAGAACAAGGTATCCATGAAGCTATTCAAGCAGGGAAACAGTTATCAGAAATTTCTTTTGACGTTGTATTTACATCAATGCAAATAAGGGCAGCAGAAACAGCAATGATTGCACTAGCTCAGAACAAAAGTGATAAAACACCCATCTTACTCCATTCTAAAGGGCAGTTGGAAGAATGGTCTAGAATATATGATCAAAAAATGATAGACAATATGATTCCTGTTCATCATAATTGGCATCTAAATGAAAGGTATTATGGCGAACTCCAAGGTAAAAACAAAGAGGAAACAGCTAAAGAGTTTGGAGAAGCACAAGTATATCAATGGAGAAGAAGTTATGATATTCCTCCACCCAAAGGTGAGTCTTTAAAAGATACTGCTGAAAGAACAATTCCGTTTTTTGAAAAAGAGGTAGTTCCTGAACTTGAGAAAGGGAAAAATATATTAATCTCAGCTCATGGAAATAGCCTTCGGTCTATTGTGATGCATATTGATCATCTATCTAAGGAAGAGGTGATTGAATTAGAAATACAAACAGGTCAACCTATTATTTATGATTATGAAAATAATCAACTCATTTCAAATAAATAG
- a CDS encoding amidohydrolase, with protein sequence MKRLIISVFALINTLSVMGQDIYTNGKIFTSNKQQLWASAMVVDGDKIVYVGNNNKALSYQNEQSKVIDLEGKTLLPGLYDSHIHPSIAGPNMTFVLDLFGVQNKEEAERLIREFAAKQPKDGWVLANGYKIKHFDSSTAQELDELVGGRPAIICEESQHTGWYSSKAIAYFDVNKDTPDPDGGSYDRFEDGTPSGHFREKAHIAAGFLTTPELLTKEQQEIAMKAIIDKCNSVGFIGIEDAAALSAKGTDDVYKRLHKKGELTIRVEYNRTHLSPLDDSTNNISLDKRRLKGDEMLSSRTVKFAIDGIPTDKAFLFEPYENLDCEHSHTCIGVANYSKERLLKNFKYLIEKGDRIYVHAEGDAGISRVIDCLEEINKTHAIKNERHVITHVDLIKAEDIDRCAKLGIILQVQPQWQPLDEFANSYIKPAIGEERFDRIYRYDRLYQRDDVIVGVGADFPTGPVFSPWEMIQTIVTCKNVGEDMQPRGYTSSVEKAVLLFTINNAFVTFRDHISGSLEEGKKADFIIIDQDIFTIDPHDIHKTKVLKTVLNGKTIYQNEK encoded by the coding sequence ATGAAAAGGTTAATTATATCTGTCTTTGCTCTTATCAATACTTTATCTGTTATGGGACAAGATATTTATACTAATGGTAAAATATTTACTTCCAATAAACAACAATTATGGGCCAGTGCAATGGTTGTCGATGGAGATAAAATCGTCTATGTTGGAAATAACAACAAAGCACTTTCTTACCAAAATGAACAATCCAAAGTAATTGATTTAGAAGGTAAAACATTACTTCCTGGATTATATGATTCACATATTCACCCTTCAATTGCTGGTCCGAATATGACTTTTGTATTAGATCTATTTGGTGTTCAAAATAAAGAAGAAGCTGAAAGGCTAATCAGAGAGTTTGCTGCCAAACAACCCAAAGATGGATGGGTCTTAGCAAACGGCTATAAAATAAAACATTTTGATAGCTCAACTGCACAAGAATTAGATGAGTTAGTAGGCGGAAGACCTGCTATTATCTGTGAAGAATCTCAACATACTGGATGGTATTCTTCGAAAGCAATAGCATATTTTGATGTAAACAAAGATACTCCTGACCCTGATGGAGGATCATATGACCGATTTGAGGACGGTACTCCAAGTGGTCATTTTAGAGAGAAAGCTCATATTGCAGCTGGCTTTCTTACCACACCTGAACTACTCACAAAAGAGCAACAGGAAATTGCTATGAAAGCTATTATCGATAAATGTAATAGTGTTGGATTTATTGGTATTGAAGATGCTGCAGCTTTATCGGCTAAGGGTACTGATGATGTTTATAAAAGACTACATAAAAAAGGAGAATTAACTATTCGAGTAGAATATAATAGAACCCATTTATCTCCACTAGATGATTCAACCAATAATATCAGCCTAGATAAAAGACGTTTGAAAGGTGATGAAATGCTTTCTTCTAGAACTGTAAAGTTTGCTATAGATGGAATACCAACTGATAAAGCATTTTTATTTGAACCTTATGAAAATTTAGATTGTGAACATTCACACACCTGTATTGGTGTAGCCAATTATAGCAAAGAAAGGCTATTAAAAAACTTCAAATATTTAATCGAAAAAGGTGATCGAATTTATGTTCATGCAGAAGGTGATGCAGGGATTTCAAGGGTGATTGATTGCCTTGAAGAAATAAACAAAACACACGCAATTAAAAATGAAAGACATGTGATTACTCATGTGGACCTCATTAAAGCTGAAGACATAGATCGTTGTGCAAAACTAGGAATCATTTTACAAGTTCAACCTCAATGGCAACCATTAGATGAATTTGCTAACAGTTATATAAAACCTGCTATTGGGGAAGAAAGGTTTGATCGAATTTATCGATATGACAGACTTTACCAAAGAGATGATGTAATAGTCGGTGTTGGTGCAGATTTCCCTACTGGACCTGTTTTCTCTCCATGGGAGATGATACAAACCATTGTTACCTGTAAAAATGTGGGTGAAGACATGCAACCTAGAGGCTACACTTCTTCTGTTGAAAAAGCGGTTTTACTCTTCACCATAAATAATGCATTTGTAACATTTAGAGATCATATCAGTGGAAGTCTAGAGGAAGGTAAGAAAGCTGATTTTATAATTATCGACCAAGATATTTTCACAATTGATCCACATGATATTCACAAAACAAAGGTTCTTAAAACAGTACTAAACGGCAAAACAATCTATCAAAATGAAAAATAA
- a CDS encoding DNA methyltransferase → MSHLSEKENSLLKRQINNLEGVKEFNKSVIFISLPYLSNDYSFSSEKKLIHLINNLSEDSVILILGSFVYTSVLLTKIDDNIKLKLSIGIKTDNIPSIEGQLKNNTSSLIVLKKDKDPLKHTKTRIGYTFCPYCDRTTKDYGGKKHLYHEFGTLMSDVWRDFIFDYNGSLNYLSNRLIDLFSLSIYNDFIELDLRKKLTEATVRTKIIYSDQINTIERSSLYNDDCISRLKKIPDNSIDFCFADPPYNVDKKYLSWNDNLDIQNYFNWCDEWLNELARVVKPGCTVAILNLPQWVIRHFKFLIEKLDYQDWIIWDAMGLPVRQIMPSHYSILCFSKGKPRKLPGLLQKPASQNILTYKPDYCIRASCIKKREKNNILDKEIVSNIWWDVHRLKHNNRRVDHPTQLPPLFMKRLISLFTNKNEIVLDPFNGSGTTSLCSELLDRKYIGIEISEYYYKISKDRHNEIQDNVDPFRKRDSIPKTKNNNVKRIKVQKYKVDKKSLQLEVKEIAKIVGRVPTKDDVKKHSKHKFEYFESYFSNWSDVTAAARTTGMKDVELKSDYIKKIKK, encoded by the coding sequence ATGTCACACTTAAGCGAAAAAGAAAACTCATTACTTAAAAGACAAATAAATAATCTTGAAGGAGTAAAAGAGTTTAACAAATCTGTAATATTTATTAGTCTACCATATTTAAGTAATGACTATTCTTTTTCTTCTGAAAAGAAATTGATTCATCTTATAAATAATCTTTCTGAGGATAGTGTGATCCTTATATTAGGAAGTTTTGTTTACACTTCTGTACTTTTAACAAAAATTGATGATAATATCAAGTTAAAATTATCTATTGGTATTAAAACTGATAATATTCCATCAATTGAAGGCCAATTAAAAAACAATACATCATCTCTTATTGTATTGAAAAAAGACAAAGATCCTTTAAAACATACGAAAACTAGAATAGGTTATACATTCTGTCCATATTGTGACCGTACAACTAAAGATTATGGAGGAAAAAAACATCTATATCATGAATTTGGTACTCTAATGTCTGACGTTTGGAGAGATTTTATTTTTGATTACAATGGAAGTCTTAATTATTTGTCAAATAGGTTAATTGACCTTTTTAGTCTATCAATCTATAATGACTTTATAGAGTTAGATTTAAGAAAAAAGCTTACCGAAGCTACTGTCAGAACAAAAATTATTTATTCTGATCAAATTAATACTATAGAAAGATCATCATTATATAATGATGATTGTATTTCAAGATTGAAAAAAATCCCTGATAATAGTATTGATTTTTGTTTTGCTGATCCTCCATATAACGTAGATAAGAAATATTTATCATGGAATGATAACCTTGATATACAAAATTATTTTAATTGGTGTGATGAATGGCTAAATGAATTAGCAAGAGTCGTAAAACCGGGATGTACAGTAGCAATTCTTAATCTACCTCAATGGGTTATAAGGCATTTTAAATTCTTAATTGAGAAATTAGATTATCAAGATTGGATAATTTGGGATGCAATGGGGTTACCTGTAAGACAAATTATGCCTTCACATTATTCTATTTTATGTTTTTCTAAAGGAAAACCAAGAAAACTACCGGGACTTTTACAAAAACCTGCTTCACAGAATATATTAACTTACAAACCTGATTATTGCATTAGAGCTAGTTGCATAAAAAAAAGAGAAAAAAATAATATCCTTGATAAGGAGATTGTCTCTAATATTTGGTGGGATGTACATAGGCTAAAACATAATAATAGAAGAGTTGATCATCCAACACAGTTACCTCCACTTTTCATGAAAAGGTTAATCTCATTATTTACAAATAAAAATGAAATTGTTTTAGATCCTTTTAATGGCTCTGGAACCACCTCATTATGTTCTGAATTATTAGATAGAAAATATATAGGTATTGAAATTTCTGAATATTATTATAAAATCAGTAAAGATAGACATAATGAAATCCAAGATAATGTAGACCCATTTAGAAAACGAGATTCTATTCCTAAAACAAAAAACAATAATGTCAAAAGAATAAAGGTTCAAAAGTATAAAGTAGACAAAAAGTCATTACAACTAGAAGTTAAAGAAATTGCTAAAATTGTTGGAAGAGTACCCACAAAAGATGATGTGAAAAAACATTCAAAACATAAATTTGAATATTTCGAATCATATTTTAGTAATTGGAGTGATGTAACAGCAGCAGCTAGAACAACTGGCATGAAAGACGTAGAACTTAAAAGTGATTATATTAAAAAAATAAAAAAATAG
- a CDS encoding alpha-amylase: MNFKSIVLLSTLAIGGFSCNNFLEQEENGIPAHEPKANLNMQVTHHDGAPFQTNESSNQRYYDSPGGPVMMQAFYWDVPAGGEWWNTVKGKLENWSNQGVGSIWLPPASKAQNGPFSMGYDPMDYFDFGDYDQMGSTETRFGSGPELRSLIGEAHSQNMEVYADIVLNHNSGGQLEANPYTGTDTWTKFEPASGKFFRTYNDFHPNLDANNDEGVFGGFPDLSHVKGYVQDWLWKSNESVGKYYKNDVGFDGWRFDYVKGFGPWVVKEWMNNVGGFAVGELWDGNANTLKWWVDNTDRTSSAFDFAAYYAMKSAFDGNDLNALNNDMLWKKDSYRAVTFVANHDTDEIWNKHLAYAYILTHEGYPCLFYRDYEDWLDRGMMDNLLWIHKSFATGNTSILHVDNDEYIARRNGYNGNPGLVVYINNSDNWQERWIPTNWSNRQIKDYTGHSNWEPWTQGGTWVKIQCPPKSFSIWSTK; encoded by the coding sequence ATGAATTTTAAATCAATTGTACTATTATCTACACTAGCAATTGGGGGTTTCTCTTGTAACAATTTCTTAGAACAAGAAGAAAATGGAATCCCTGCTCACGAACCAAAAGCCAATTTGAATATGCAGGTGACTCATCACGACGGAGCACCTTTTCAAACAAATGAATCTTCAAACCAAAGGTATTATGATAGTCCAGGTGGGCCTGTAATGATGCAAGCTTTTTATTGGGATGTTCCTGCTGGTGGAGAATGGTGGAACACTGTAAAAGGTAAACTAGAAAATTGGAGTAACCAAGGTGTTGGTTCAATATGGTTACCACCTGCATCAAAAGCTCAGAATGGTCCATTCTCTATGGGTTATGACCCAATGGATTACTTTGACTTTGGGGATTACGATCAAATGGGATCAACTGAAACACGGTTTGGATCAGGTCCAGAATTAAGATCTCTTATCGGTGAAGCTCATAGTCAAAATATGGAAGTCTATGCTGATATTGTTCTAAACCATAATAGTGGTGGTCAATTAGAAGCCAATCCATATACAGGAACTGACACTTGGACAAAATTTGAGCCTGCTTCAGGTAAATTCTTTAGAACATATAATGATTTCCATCCAAACCTTGATGCAAATAACGATGAAGGTGTTTTTGGAGGTTTCCCTGACCTTAGCCATGTAAAGGGGTATGTGCAAGACTGGTTATGGAAAAGTAATGAGTCTGTTGGTAAATACTATAAGAACGATGTTGGTTTTGATGGATGGAGATTTGACTATGTTAAAGGTTTTGGACCTTGGGTAGTAAAAGAATGGATGAATAATGTAGGAGGATTTGCTGTAGGTGAATTATGGGATGGTAATGCCAATACATTAAAATGGTGGGTAGATAACACTGATCGCACTTCATCTGCCTTTGACTTTGCTGCGTATTATGCTATGAAAAGTGCTTTTGATGGTAACGATCTAAATGCATTGAATAATGATATGCTTTGGAAAAAAGATAGTTACAGAGCAGTGACTTTCGTAGCGAACCATGATACGGATGAAATCTGGAATAAACACTTAGCATATGCATATATCTTAACACATGAAGGTTATCCTTGTCTTTTCTATAGAGACTATGAAGATTGGTTAGATAGAGGTATGATGGATAATTTATTATGGATCCACAAAAGCTTTGCAACGGGTAATACTTCTATTCTTCATGTGGATAATGATGAGTATATCGCTAGAAGAAACGGATATAATGGTAATCCAGGTTTAGTAGTTTATATCAATAACTCAGACAACTGGCAAGAACGTTGGATTCCGACAAACTGGAGTAACAGACAAATTAAAGATTACACAGGACATTCAAATTGGGAACCTTGGACTCAAGGTGGAACATGGGTTAAAATACAATGCCCTCCAAAAAGCTTCTCAATTTGGTCTACAAAGTAG
- a CDS encoding ParB/RepB/Spo0J family partition protein, whose translation MGNIDKALVLYIHGNFSFSSKKGSGILEAFRNDAEATTIKGRNDISLTLNTNSWWKDIHKAKPIVDNFLKSINSYAEIGASYLCAVCGIWFEKEQNQTAAYLQSWIQKQSKDDDEFMIRAIGNAQKAATFIIGDTDLSLTFEESDLEEDISLVSEREQKEYLQQKETILKIDDTSKVRLDWIKEGEELRVKIDQVNYHLLLKNKSIDALRIDADVTTHDIDESELGKLFKAKVSCLVDPFIKKHFKKQKIVSKSGVVDIPLKSIRTDTNRFQNREHSFSEESVNRIVEDYENGQFDWVKFDPITLWEDPKGNYFVLSGHSRFSAFQKIAQKDKMFNSIPAKLFKGTEEEAIKLALTSNILSTKESELERANYYRKSLQSCKVSLQWEKDCIADIMSELKTAEGKNWKFIWNLVQLNPKGLAFYILNSILRLINYRLKLGV comes from the coding sequence TTGGGTAATATAGACAAAGCTCTTGTCCTTTATATACATGGGAATTTTAGCTTTTCATCAAAAAAAGGAAGTGGAATACTAGAAGCATTTCGAAATGATGCTGAAGCGACAACGATTAAAGGTCGAAATGATATATCCCTAACACTAAATACTAACAGTTGGTGGAAAGATATTCACAAGGCCAAACCTATTGTTGATAACTTTCTAAAATCCATCAATTCCTATGCAGAAATTGGAGCTTCTTATTTATGTGCAGTTTGTGGTATTTGGTTTGAAAAAGAGCAGAACCAAACGGCCGCTTATTTACAATCTTGGATTCAGAAACAGTCAAAAGATGATGATGAATTTATGATAAGAGCAATAGGTAATGCTCAAAAAGCTGCCACTTTCATTATTGGTGATACAGACCTTTCATTGACTTTTGAAGAAAGTGATCTAGAGGAAGATATTTCGTTGGTTTCTGAAAGAGAACAGAAAGAATACCTTCAACAAAAAGAGACTATTCTAAAAATTGATGATACTTCAAAAGTACGTTTAGATTGGATCAAAGAAGGAGAAGAATTAAGGGTGAAAATCGACCAAGTGAATTATCATTTATTGCTTAAAAATAAGTCAATCGATGCTTTAAGAATAGATGCAGATGTAACTACTCATGATATTGATGAATCTGAACTAGGAAAACTATTCAAAGCTAAAGTTTCTTGTTTGGTAGATCCATTTATCAAAAAGCATTTTAAGAAACAGAAAATAGTCTCGAAAAGTGGTGTAGTAGATATTCCATTGAAGAGCATCAGGACAGATACTAATCGTTTTCAGAATAGAGAGCATTCATTTTCTGAAGAATCAGTAAACCGAATTGTAGAAGATTATGAGAACGGTCAGTTCGATTGGGTAAAATTTGATCCTATCACTTTATGGGAAGATCCAAAAGGAAACTATTTTGTTTTATCAGGACATTCCAGGTTTTCAGCTTTTCAGAAGATCGCCCAGAAAGATAAAATGTTTAATTCTATTCCTGCAAAGTTGTTTAAAGGAACAGAAGAAGAGGCGATCAAGCTAGCGTTGACTTCCAATATACTTTCTACCAAAGAATCAGAATTAGAACGAGCAAACTATTACCGTAAGAGTTTACAATCCTGTAAAGTGTCTCTTCAATGGGAAAAAGATTGTATTGCAGATATAATGAGTGAGTTAAAAACAGCCGAAGGGAAAAATTGGAAATTTATCTGGAATCTTGTTCAACTCAATCCAAAAGGTTTGGCTTTTTATATTCTTAATTCTATACTTAGACTCATAAATTATAGGTTAAAATTAGGTGTTTAA